From the Catalinimonas alkaloidigena genome, the window ACGGCCTCCAGGTCGTCGCTCTGCAAGACGGTGAGTGTCCCTTCTTTCGCCAGGCGAGCCACGCCTTTAAACTGAAAGTTAAGCTCCTGCGGCGTGGCGGTACTGTTGACGATCTTGAGCACGAGCTCGCCCGTGGCGGCATCTTTCGCCGCGGTGGCGTAGAGGCCCTGTTGCCCGGTGACGGGTTTGCCGCCCTCGGTCAGGGGCAGCACTGCGGTGCCGCGGTTGGTAGCAAAGAGTTTCTGGACGTAATAATTGGGCGTTCCGTACGATTCCAAGTTGTTGAACCATATCAGGTCGGGCGTCCACTGCCAGCCGTCGACGTGGGCGAAGAGCGGTGCATACGAGCTCAGGTGCACCACCTCGGCGTTGCGTTCCAGGCCGGTCATAAAGGCGGCTTCTGCCAGCGCACACTCCCAGTTGTTTTTGTTGTCGGGGCTGGCGATGGCGACACTCTGCGCCGCGTATTCTCCCGCAAACACCTTCGGGCCGTTGCGGTCGTAACGGTCGTAGCGGTCGGCGTTTTCCAGGAACCACGACGGACTGCGGTAGTAGTGCTCGTCGACGATCTCAGCCCCCATCTGCTTCAGTTGCTCCCAGCCGTAGTCGAACATTTCCCCGTCGGGGAACGGGCCGCTTCCCGACACGAGGATCATTTCCGGATATTGAGACTTGATGGCTTTTTCAAAGACCTGATACCGTGCGATGTATTCCGGACCCCACTGCTCGTTGCCGATGCCGATGTAGTTCAGGTGGAACGGTTCGGGGTGGCCCATGTCCGCCCGCACCTTGCCCCACACCGAACTGGTAGGGCCGTTGGCAAACTCGATCAGGTCGAGCGCGTCCTGCACGTAAGGGTCGAGCTCGTCCATCGGCACCAGCTCGCCGGTGTTGAACTGGCAGGCGATGCCGCAGCTCAGGATGGGCAGCGGCTCGGCGCCCATGTCTTCGGCCAGTTGGAAATATTCAAAGAAGCCCAGCCCGAAACTCTGGAAGTAGTCGGGGGTGGGGCGGTGCTGAAATTCGGTGTTCCACCGGTTGATGAGGACTTCGCGGCCCGTGATGTCGCCCACCGTTTTTTTCCACTGGTACCGGCGGGCCAGCGTGCGGCCTTCCACAATGCAGCCGCCGGGGAAGCGCAGAAAGCCCGGGTCCAGGTCGGCCAGCAGTTGCACCAGATCGGCCCGCATCCCTTTGGGGCGGTTTTTCCAGGTATTTTCCGGAAACAGCGAAACCATGTCGAGATCGACTACGCCCTTGCCTTCGAAGCGCATCGAAAACCGGCCTTTCATCGCCGTGCCGGTGGCCACGATCTGAGCGCTGTATTCTTTCCAGGCAGACCCGGAGGGCGTTAGGGTAGCCTTGCCCAACACCTGGCCGGTGGTGTCGATCAGTTCGACGTGCAGCTTCGTGTTGCCCTCGGGCTGGCGGGCCATCAGGGTCAGGTTGTACTGCATCCTTTCCTGAATGCCCATGCCCCGGAAGCCGGTGTTTGTCAGGCGGTAGCCGGTATCGGCCTTGACCGTTACGCGCAGGAAATGAGCATTGGCGACCTCTTCGCTACGTTTGATCGCCGACGCAAACCCAGACTTCTCGTTCATCGAAAACGGATCGCTGGCCGGTTGCAGCCAGCCCATGAGCGGGGTGTCGAACTCGAACGAGCGGTTCTTGATCATCTCGGCGTAGAGGCCCCCGTCGGCCGCGAAGTTGATGTCTTCGAAGAAAATGCCGTACATGGTCGGCTGGATGGGCGCGATGGGTTTCGCCACGTCCACGACATACGCGTGGTTCTGCGGGCGATCGGAGAGGGGCGTGGCCTGCGCACAGCCCAGAAGAAGTAGAACGCCGAGGACGTAACCCCAGCTACCGTTGGGAGAAGTCAGATTCATTAGGGAGGAAGTTGTTTGAAAGCAACCAAGCTACAAAAAAGCGGAATAATGCGGGCGGCAAGCCACCGGAAGTAAGCAAACTGATCTATAAACTTTTGAGATTATGTAAATAAAAACGGGATAGAGGCTGCAACCGCTGTGCAAATGAGCCTTGCCTGTGCCCGCTATAAAATCTTCTTTGGTTTTCTGGCTCGATTCGGTAGATTCATTTGAATAATCTCTATTTTGTGATTGTGAAAAGAGGTAAATAATGAATTATAAAAAAGATACTATTGGAAATTCGTCGAAGCGCAAGTTTTTAAAACAGGTATTCGGTGGGTCGCTGGCGGCGATGGCGCTTCCGTTACTGCCGCTGGAGGCGTTGGGAAGACCCACCTTGCAACACCTGCGTCAGCAGCTGGCTGCTGCGCCGGACGAAGAAACGTACTGGCGTCTGGTGAAACAGCAGTTCATGATTCCCGAGGCGCTGCTGATGGTCAATGCCGCCAACCTGTGTCCGAGTCCGTACGTGGTGACGGAACAGGTCGTCAACGCGTACCAGAACCTGGAAAAAGACGTGTCGTTTCATTACCGGGCCACTTTTGCGACCCAGCGGGCCGAAGCCTTGCAGCAACTGGCCGACTTTTTAGGAGTGCACGCAGACGAGATCGGCATCACGCGCAACACCACCGAAAGCAACAACATCGTCGTCAACAGCCTGGACCTGAAAAAAGGCGACGAGGTCGTGATCTGGGAACAGAATCACCCGACCAACGGGCTGGCCTGGCAGGAACGCGCGAAACGCCTGGGCTTTACGGTAAAAACCGTGGCCATGCCCGCTCAGCCCACCTCGGCCGCCGAACTGATTGCCCCGTTTGCGGAGGCAATTACCAGAAAAACCCGGCTGATTGCCTTCTCGCACATCTCTAACGCGTCGGGCATTGCCCTCCCGGCCAAGGCCCTCTGCCAGCTGGCGAACGAGCGGGGCGTGCTCTCGATGGTGGACGGCGCTCAGTCGTTGGGGATGGTCGACCTGGATCTGCGGGCCATGGGCTGCGATTTCTACACCGGCAGCACGCACAAGTGGTTGATGGGGCCGCTGGAAAATGGTATCCTGTACGTGAAAAAAGAACACCTGGACCGCCTGTGGCCCCTGATCATCGGGGCGGGCTGGCATCAGAACAGCACAACGGTCGACGAGAAATTCTGCGTGCTGGGGCAGCGGAACGAAACCACGGCGGCGGCACTTTCGGCTACGCTGGCT encodes:
- a CDS encoding alpha-L-arabinofuranosidase C-terminal domain-containing protein, which encodes MNLTSPNGSWGYVLGVLLLLGCAQATPLSDRPQNHAYVVDVAKPIAPIQPTMYGIFFEDINFAADGGLYAEMIKNRSFEFDTPLMGWLQPASDPFSMNEKSGFASAIKRSEEVANAHFLRVTVKADTGYRLTNTGFRGMGIQERMQYNLTLMARQPEGNTKLHVELIDTTGQVLGKATLTPSGSAWKEYSAQIVATGTAMKGRFSMRFEGKGVVDLDMVSLFPENTWKNRPKGMRADLVQLLADLDPGFLRFPGGCIVEGRTLARRYQWKKTVGDITGREVLINRWNTEFQHRPTPDYFQSFGLGFFEYFQLAEDMGAEPLPILSCGIACQFNTGELVPMDELDPYVQDALDLIEFANGPTSSVWGKVRADMGHPEPFHLNYIGIGNEQWGPEYIARYQVFEKAIKSQYPEMILVSGSGPFPDGEMFDYGWEQLKQMGAEIVDEHYYRSPSWFLENADRYDRYDRNGPKVFAGEYAAQSVAIASPDNKNNWECALAEAAFMTGLERNAEVVHLSSYAPLFAHVDGWQWTPDLIWFNNLESYGTPNYYVQKLFATNRGTAVLPLTEGGKPVTGQQGLYATAAKDAATGELVLKIVNSTATPQELNFQFKGVARLAKEGTLTVLQSDDLEAVNGFAASRNIRPTEQPLSTSGKRLALTAAPYSLSVVRVAAPGLK
- a CDS encoding aminotransferase class V-fold PLP-dependent enzyme: MNYKKDTIGNSSKRKFLKQVFGGSLAAMALPLLPLEALGRPTLQHLRQQLAAAPDEETYWRLVKQQFMIPEALLMVNAANLCPSPYVVTEQVVNAYQNLEKDVSFHYRATFATQRAEALQQLADFLGVHADEIGITRNTTESNNIVVNSLDLKKGDEVVIWEQNHPTNGLAWQERAKRLGFTVKTVAMPAQPTSAAELIAPFAEAITRKTRLIAFSHISNASGIALPAKALCQLANERGVLSMVDGAQSLGMVDLDLRAMGCDFYTGSTHKWLMGPLENGILYVKKEHLDRLWPLIIGAGWHQNSTTVDEKFCVLGQRNETTAAALSATLAFHTTLGKAQIEARTKALNAYLKQQLRERIPSVTFVTPLSPDLSAGVTIVNLAGQEPRALVDRLYKTHGIACAPTGGLRFSPHIYNTMADLDRIVDALATV